From a region of the Brevibacterium siliguriense genome:
- a CDS encoding putative sodium/potassium/calcium exchanger: MRFLVALILGLAVMFGLNAIFDFFAMARPWGSILMGVIVGLTMLVVLLIWEAVRPTQPKGESAKAKAKAQKSEDERAKARAERRARLAAEAGVSLEGVDGALPGSTAQTAEASDSDETAADGENASESEKVADGEPTADTGAEATAASTAAEKTSDSAADDATEGEAEQSGETESSLESDGSGADATSQNEGQTADAVQSETSASNETAAPNEAVKSDEDRDGADESEKPDLLVKPAQPAEPPEPTASAGPAGAQTVEGASATTDEKSAAQAGDSSELPPLPPMPPAFPSQPTNAPQAGAAEARNDDMSAAPSLNKDDASDSGSAPASDPDLEGQADDPATLDPEEFDESASGSSLEAPPTGEPGMSADALSGKLPEEVDESAGTADEEPADDESEDAEAPERKGPSAEENNQYRL, from the coding sequence ATGAGATTCCTGGTTGCACTGATCCTCGGCCTGGCCGTCATGTTCGGTCTGAACGCCATCTTCGACTTCTTCGCGATGGCGCGACCGTGGGGTTCGATCCTCATGGGCGTCATCGTCGGACTGACCATGCTCGTCGTCCTGCTCATCTGGGAGGCCGTGCGCCCGACCCAGCCGAAGGGCGAATCAGCGAAGGCCAAGGCGAAGGCGCAGAAGAGCGAAGACGAGAGGGCGAAGGCCCGTGCCGAACGTCGTGCACGACTCGCCGCCGAGGCGGGAGTGAGCCTCGAAGGCGTCGACGGTGCTCTGCCGGGATCGACCGCCCAGACCGCTGAGGCGAGCGACTCCGACGAAACGGCAGCCGATGGTGAGAACGCTTCCGAGAGCGAGAAGGTCGCCGACGGTGAGCCTACCGCCGACACCGGCGCCGAGGCGACTGCCGCCTCGACCGCCGCCGAGAAGACTTCCGACAGTGCCGCCGATGATGCGACCGAAGGTGAGGCCGAGCAGTCCGGGGAGACGGAATCGTCCCTGGAATCAGACGGAAGCGGAGCCGACGCCACATCGCAGAATGAGGGACAGACCGCAGACGCGGTGCAGTCCGAAACATCGGCTTCGAACGAAACGGCGGCTCCGAATGAAGCTGTGAAGTCTGACGAGGACAGGGACGGTGCCGATGAGTCGGAGAAGCCCGACCTGCTGGTGAAGCCCGCGCAGCCCGCAGAACCGCCGGAGCCGACCGCATCCGCGGGACCTGCCGGCGCACAAACTGTCGAAGGTGCATCGGCGACAACCGATGAGAAGTCGGCAGCACAGGCAGGAGACTCGTCCGAGCTGCCGCCGCTTCCGCCGATGCCTCCGGCGTTCCCCTCTCAGCCCACCAACGCTCCGCAAGCCGGTGCCGCCGAGGCGAGGAACGATGACATGTCCGCTGCTCCGTCACTGAATAAGGACGATGCCAGCGACAGCGGATCCGCCCCGGCATCCGACCCGGATCTCGAAGGGCAAGCTGATGATCCGGCGACGCTCGACCCGGAGGAATTCGACGAATCCGCCAGCGGGTCCTCGCTTGAGGCACCGCCGACCGGTGAGCCCGGAATGTCGGCAGACGCACTCTCCGGCAAGCTGCCGGAAGAGGTCGATGAGTCCGCCGGCACGGCCGATGAAGAGCCTGCCGACGACGAATCCGAGGACGCTGAGGCGCCTGAACGTAAGGGTCCCTCAGCCGAGGAGAACAACCAGTACCGGCTCTGA
- a CDS encoding NAD-dependent epimerase/dehydratase family protein, with protein sequence MRITVTGASGLLGSSVASALVTAGFEVTTLQRRPSGVDGATDVMGSVTDASAVDQAVTGAEAVVHLAAKVSMMGDPKEFEAVNIGGTRTLVDAARAAGVPRLVHISSPSVAHTGESIIGDGAEPASPEVARGEYARTKGAGERIALGADSPDFRVLVLRPHLMWGPGDTQLTERVIDRARAGRMPVLGSGAALVDTLFVDNAVEAIVAAVTAVDSTHGEALVVTNGQPRPIGELMSRIAIAGGASEPKLRIPVSPALAAGTVVEKVWELGEHDDEPPLTRFLAEQLSTAHWFDQRRTQEVLGWTPRVSIEEGMQILAAHYA encoded by the coding sequence ATGAGAATCACCGTCACCGGAGCCTCCGGGCTGCTCGGTTCCTCCGTCGCCAGTGCGCTCGTCACCGCCGGTTTCGAGGTCACGACCCTGCAGCGTCGCCCCTCTGGGGTGGACGGCGCCACCGATGTGATGGGTTCGGTAACCGATGCGTCCGCCGTCGATCAGGCGGTCACCGGCGCCGAGGCGGTCGTGCACTTGGCCGCGAAGGTCTCGATGATGGGCGATCCCAAGGAATTCGAAGCCGTGAATATCGGCGGCACCCGCACTCTCGTTGATGCGGCTCGGGCCGCCGGTGTGCCGCGCCTGGTCCATATCTCATCGCCGTCGGTGGCGCATACCGGCGAGTCGATCATCGGCGACGGTGCCGAACCTGCGTCTCCGGAGGTCGCGCGCGGCGAGTATGCGCGGACGAAGGGCGCCGGGGAGCGGATTGCCCTGGGTGCCGATTCGCCTGACTTCCGGGTGCTCGTCCTGCGCCCGCATCTCATGTGGGGCCCGGGCGACACTCAGCTCACGGAACGGGTCATCGATCGCGCTCGTGCGGGTCGGATGCCGGTGCTCGGGTCGGGAGCCGCCCTTGTCGACACTCTGTTCGTCGACAATGCCGTTGAGGCGATCGTCGCCGCGGTGACTGCAGTCGATTCCACTCATGGTGAGGCGCTGGTGGTGACGAATGGCCAGCCGCGGCCCATCGGCGAGCTGATGTCACGCATCGCGATCGCCGGCGGTGCATCGGAGCCGAAGCTGCGCATTCCGGTGTCACCGGCACTGGCCGCCGGAACCGTGGTCGAGAAGGTGTGGGAACTCGGAGAGCATGACGACGAACCCCCGTTGACCAGGTTCCTCGCCGAACAGCTGTCGACCGCGCATTGGTTCGATCAGCGGCGGACTCAGGAAGTCCTCGGCTGGACTCCCCGCGTCAGCATCGAAGAGGGTATGCAAATCCTCGCCGCACACTACGCCTGA
- a CDS encoding alpha/beta fold hydrolase, whose protein sequence is MRFPARPATIPPQLPEWDTAWSRIVEARTSDGTHAFHVLDTLPALTAAGVEPAGTIVALHGNPTWSYLWRRLARATIDAAQSGGRAWRLIAPDQLEMGFSERLPHSAMPSPKSAEVRRIADRIADFDAVASDLFAEVAATGSAAHPIVTIGHDWGGVLSLGWAARNTDRVSAAISLNTAVHQPEDAPVPAPLRATLAGPMLPTATVLTDWFLRVTLSLGNLDAETKGAFHAPYRKAEDRWAIGNFVADIPVDDTHASDPELQRIGKDIAAFDKPALLVWGPKDPVFLERYLRDLRQRLPQADVHRFETASHLVSEDHDVPGLVLDWLSARFDAPDTANTPTEAAPAKDSSARSGTSASAKAPTSEAADGTASSSAADVRAVTAILDARHDDEAIASVDFAQNPAQQITWHHLWHVTTSIANGLRDLGVKPGDRVSMLVPPGNNLTAALYACLKIGAVAVVADAGLGPKGMTRAITSADPQWIIGELPGLTLARAFGWPGRRISVSPLGPVRSRLFKAETSLTELSRTPHRHELPTPAPDADAAVLFTSGSTGPAKGVRYTHADISSLAAVLTRTFNVTEGTGLVAGFPPFALLGPAIGATSVTPDMSVTKPKTLTATAIADAIIAGRATMVFASPAAYTNVAATASELDAEQKAACERVELVLSAGAPVPLELMDAIAEVFPTASIHSPYGMTEGLLLTDIDRDGVAAADATGGLGVCVGQPIDGVELALAPIDASGASSDELLQGKAAQERLGEFVVSAAHIKSGYDNLWRTTADSARDDLHGLTWHRTNDIGHIDDAGRVWLEGRLQHVVTTPRGPVGPGGLEALIDADAQVSRSSVVGIGPVGTQALVAVLDAEGTSLSPGLAPLDLSERLREKVAEAGGHDLAAVLVAPEFPTDIRHNSKIDRSRLAAWADSVLAGGPVRGNV, encoded by the coding sequence ATGAGATTTCCTGCACGGCCGGCCACGATTCCCCCGCAGCTGCCCGAGTGGGACACTGCCTGGTCCCGGATCGTCGAGGCGAGAACCTCCGACGGGACTCATGCGTTCCATGTGCTCGACACCCTGCCGGCCCTGACCGCTGCCGGGGTGGAGCCGGCGGGCACGATCGTCGCCCTCCACGGCAACCCGACCTGGTCGTATCTGTGGCGTCGGCTGGCTCGCGCCACCATCGATGCCGCGCAGTCCGGCGGCCGCGCCTGGCGGCTCATCGCCCCCGACCAGCTCGAGATGGGTTTCTCCGAACGACTCCCCCATTCCGCGATGCCCAGCCCGAAGTCCGCCGAGGTGCGCCGCATCGCCGATCGCATCGCCGATTTCGATGCCGTCGCCTCCGATCTGTTCGCCGAGGTGGCCGCCACCGGATCCGCCGCCCACCCGATTGTGACGATCGGTCACGACTGGGGCGGAGTCCTCTCGCTCGGCTGGGCCGCCCGGAACACCGATCGTGTGTCCGCTGCCATCAGCCTCAACACGGCCGTCCACCAGCCCGAGGACGCCCCGGTGCCAGCACCGCTGCGCGCGACCCTGGCCGGACCCATGCTGCCGACGGCCACCGTGCTCACCGACTGGTTCCTGCGGGTGACCTTGAGCCTCGGCAATCTCGATGCCGAGACGAAGGGCGCGTTCCACGCCCCTTATCGGAAGGCGGAGGATCGGTGGGCGATCGGCAATTTCGTCGCCGATATCCCCGTCGATGACACTCATGCCTCCGATCCCGAGCTCCAGCGCATCGGCAAGGACATCGCTGCCTTCGACAAGCCGGCGCTGCTCGTGTGGGGTCCGAAGGACCCGGTGTTCCTCGAACGCTATCTGCGCGACCTGCGCCAGCGTCTGCCGCAGGCCGATGTGCACCGGTTCGAAACGGCCTCCCACCTCGTCAGCGAAGATCACGATGTTCCCGGTCTCGTCCTCGACTGGCTGAGCGCCCGGTTCGATGCGCCCGACACCGCGAACACCCCCACCGAGGCGGCCCCCGCTAAGGATTCGTCCGCGCGGTCGGGCACGTCCGCCTCGGCGAAGGCACCGACCTCCGAGGCCGCGGATGGCACGGCCTCCAGCAGCGCAGCAGACGTTCGCGCGGTGACGGCGATCCTCGATGCCCGCCACGATGACGAGGCGATCGCATCGGTCGACTTCGCGCAGAACCCGGCGCAGCAGATCACGTGGCACCACCTGTGGCACGTCACCACGTCGATCGCGAACGGCCTGCGCGACCTCGGCGTGAAGCCCGGGGATCGGGTGTCCATGCTCGTGCCTCCGGGCAACAATCTCACCGCCGCTCTCTATGCGTGTCTGAAGATCGGTGCGGTCGCCGTCGTCGCCGACGCCGGGCTCGGTCCGAAGGGGATGACCCGGGCGATCACCTCGGCCGATCCGCAGTGGATCATCGGCGAGCTGCCGGGACTGACCCTGGCACGCGCCTTCGGCTGGCCAGGCCGCCGGATCTCCGTGAGTCCGCTCGGGCCCGTGCGCTCCCGCCTGTTCAAGGCCGAGACCAGCCTGACCGAACTCTCCCGCACACCGCACCGGCACGAGCTGCCGACTCCGGCGCCGGATGCCGATGCGGCGGTCCTCTTCACCTCCGGGTCGACGGGACCCGCGAAGGGCGTGCGCTATACGCATGCGGACATCTCCTCGCTGGCGGCAGTGCTGACCAGGACCTTCAACGTCACCGAAGGCACCGGTCTGGTGGCCGGCTTCCCACCGTTCGCCCTGTTGGGACCGGCCATCGGGGCCACCTCGGTGACTCCGGACATGTCGGTGACGAAACCGAAGACTCTCACGGCCACCGCGATCGCCGATGCGATCATCGCCGGACGGGCGACCATGGTCTTCGCGTCTCCAGCCGCGTACACGAATGTCGCAGCGACCGCCTCGGAGCTCGACGCCGAGCAGAAGGCCGCATGCGAACGCGTCGAACTCGTGCTCTCGGCGGGTGCGCCCGTGCCCCTGGAACTCATGGACGCCATCGCCGAGGTGTTCCCGACCGCGTCCATCCACTCCCCGTACGGCATGACCGAGGGACTCCTGCTCACCGACATCGATCGCGACGGTGTGGCCGCTGCCGACGCCACGGGTGGTCTCGGTGTGTGCGTGGGGCAGCCGATCGACGGCGTCGAACTCGCGCTGGCGCCCATCGATGCCTCAGGCGCATCGTCTGATGAGCTGCTGCAGGGCAAGGCCGCACAGGAACGCCTCGGCGAATTCGTCGTCAGCGCCGCCCATATCAAGTCCGGCTACGACAACCTGTGGCGCACCACTGCGGACTCGGCCCGTGATGATCTGCACGGTCTGACCTGGCACCGGACGAACGACATCGGCCATATCGACGACGCCGGTCGCGTGTGGCTCGAGGGGCGACTGCAGCACGTCGTCACGACGCCGCGCGGGCCGGTCGGACCCGGGGGGCTCGAGGCGCTCATCGACGCCGACGCCCAGGTCAGCCGCAGCTCTGTCGTCGGAATCGGCCCCGTCGGCACTCAGGCTCTCGTGGCGGTGCTCGATGCCGAGGGCACCTCGCTCTCACCCGGTCTGGCGCCCCTGGACCTGTCGGAGCGTCTGCGGGAGAAGGTCGCCGAGGCCGGTGGACATGATCTGGCTGCGGTGCTCGTGGCACCCGAATTCCCCACCGACATCCGCCACAATTCGAAGATCGACCGTTCCCGCCTCGCCGCCTGGGCCGACAGCGTCCTGGCCGGTGGGCCGGTGCGGGGAAACGTCTGA